One segment of Rhodopirellula baltica SH 1 DNA contains the following:
- a CDS encoding IlvD/Edd family dehydratase yields the protein MNPNPDRDPTQLRSHRWFGRDDLRSFGHRSRLKGMGFDDIDYRDRPVVAILNTWSELNTCHSHFRDRADEVRRGILQSGGFPVEVPVMSLGEMMMKPTTMLYRNLLAMEVEEVLRCHPIDAAVLMGGCDKTVPAMLMGAISADIPSLFLPAGAMLRARWKDQTLGSGSDAWKYWDQRLAGNLCDRDWNQVENCIAASAGTCMTMGTASTMACVAEAMGWTLPSAATIPAVMADHSRLAVATGRRAVEMAWEQLKPSEFFNSRSIDNGLTTSLAIGGSTNAIVHLIAIAGRLGETLTLDRFDELSRQTPVLGDLRPGGRFLMQDFFEAGGLPALLQRLRDLLNLDCKTVAGSTLGEQIAEAEVHDNEVIRTRENPVSPAGGVCLLRGNLAPSGCVIKSIAASKKLLHHRGKAVVFNNYPEMKERINDPDLEVDENSVLILRSAGPLGAPGFPEWGMLPIPKKLLQSGVTDMVRMSDARMSGTSYGTCVLHIAPESAAGGPLSLVETGDEIEINVPERSIHWHIDDDELARRKANQPGAAPEPTRGYMKLYAKHVTQADQGCDFDFLAGRSPGEEPAIH from the coding sequence ATGAATCCCAATCCCGACCGTGACCCAACCCAATTGAGATCTCATCGTTGGTTCGGCCGTGACGACTTACGTTCCTTTGGCCACCGTTCTCGCCTGAAAGGAATGGGTTTCGACGACATTGACTATCGTGACCGCCCCGTTGTCGCGATTCTGAATACTTGGAGCGAACTGAACACTTGCCACTCACATTTTCGCGATCGAGCCGATGAAGTTCGCCGCGGCATCTTGCAATCCGGCGGTTTTCCCGTCGAAGTGCCGGTGATGTCGCTTGGTGAAATGATGATGAAACCCACGACGATGCTTTATCGCAACTTGCTCGCGATGGAAGTCGAAGAAGTCTTGCGGTGCCATCCGATCGACGCGGCGGTATTGATGGGTGGATGCGACAAAACAGTTCCCGCCATGTTGATGGGCGCGATCAGTGCGGACATCCCCAGCCTCTTTCTGCCCGCCGGTGCGATGCTGCGTGCTCGTTGGAAAGATCAAACGCTCGGCAGCGGCAGCGACGCGTGGAAGTATTGGGACCAACGTCTCGCAGGCAACCTTTGTGATCGAGATTGGAACCAAGTCGAAAACTGCATCGCCGCATCAGCCGGCACTTGCATGACGATGGGAACGGCCAGCACGATGGCCTGTGTCGCCGAAGCGATGGGATGGACACTTCCATCCGCAGCCACCATCCCCGCCGTGATGGCCGACCACTCACGACTCGCCGTCGCAACAGGTCGCCGTGCCGTTGAAATGGCGTGGGAACAACTCAAACCCAGCGAGTTCTTCAACTCACGCAGCATCGACAATGGACTGACCACGTCGCTGGCCATCGGCGGCAGCACCAATGCAATTGTCCACTTGATCGCCATCGCGGGCCGGCTCGGCGAAACACTCACGCTCGATCGCTTCGACGAACTCTCTCGGCAAACGCCCGTTCTCGGTGACCTGCGTCCCGGCGGCCGTTTCCTGATGCAAGACTTCTTCGAAGCCGGCGGACTGCCCGCGCTCCTGCAGCGTCTTCGCGACCTGCTGAATCTGGATTGTAAAACCGTCGCGGGATCAACACTCGGTGAACAAATTGCCGAAGCCGAAGTCCACGACAACGAAGTCATCCGGACTCGTGAAAACCCGGTCTCTCCAGCGGGAGGTGTCTGTTTGCTGCGTGGCAACCTGGCCCCGTCGGGCTGCGTGATCAAATCCATCGCGGCCAGCAAAAAGTTGCTGCACCATCGTGGCAAAGCCGTCGTGTTCAACAACTATCCGGAGATGAAAGAACGGATCAACGATCCTGATTTGGAGGTGGATGAAAACAGCGTGTTGATCCTGCGTTCGGCTGGTCCGCTGGGTGCCCCCGGTTTTCCGGAATGGGGCATGTTGCCGATTCCAAAGAAGCTATTGCAATCCGGTGTCACCGACATGGTCCGCATGAGCGACGCCCGCATGAGCGGAACCAGCTACGGAACCTGCGTGCTTCACATCGCCCCAGAAAGCGCCGCGGGAGGACCGTTGTCATTGGTCGAAACCGGCGATGAGATTGAAATCAATGTTCCCGAACGGTCCATCCACTGGCACATCGACGATGACGAATTGGCTCGTCGCAAAGCGAACCAGCCTGGCGCCGCACCCGAACCCACTCGCGGATACATGAAGCTCTATGCGAAACATGTGACCCAAGCCGACCAGGGGTGCGACTTCGACTTCCTCGCCGGACGCTCCCCCGGCGAAGAACCCGCCATCCATTGA
- a CDS encoding ATP-binding protein: MSLEPLSDGSTVHSLTESSEESSGPVINTKYLRRLMHDLSAPTRHVAFFSGFVDEALTEPLDLDDARRSLQTVRTAAERMQQLTQMVSLHMKCLELLHSTSKDPSQRYGGDEYSVAELIADIWQRIGGDVAALTIQGDTKTCVLRELMEIPMTQLLRNALIFKAERRPLQVIVAISKTSDVTSVAIQDNGVGFDTQYAEKICEPFECLGTGKDRRDGAGLGLTVATLVIDALSGSLQMESDGQSGTKVTMSWPHHCKKSVSGVE; encoded by the coding sequence ATGTCTCTTGAACCCCTGTCCGATGGATCAACCGTTCACTCTTTGACGGAGTCGTCAGAGGAATCGTCCGGCCCGGTCATCAACACGAAGTATTTGCGACGTTTGATGCACGACTTGAGTGCACCGACACGGCACGTGGCGTTCTTTTCAGGGTTTGTCGATGAAGCGTTGACGGAGCCTTTGGATCTGGATGACGCGCGTCGTTCACTGCAAACCGTTCGCACAGCTGCCGAACGCATGCAGCAATTGACCCAAATGGTGTCGTTGCACATGAAGTGTCTCGAGTTGTTGCACTCGACGTCGAAGGATCCCAGCCAACGTTATGGTGGGGACGAATACAGCGTTGCGGAATTGATCGCTGATATTTGGCAACGCATCGGCGGCGATGTTGCCGCTTTGACAATTCAAGGCGACACAAAGACGTGCGTGCTGCGTGAATTGATGGAAATTCCGATGACGCAACTGCTTCGCAATGCATTGATTTTCAAGGCGGAACGAAGACCGCTGCAGGTGATCGTCGCAATTAGCAAAACGAGTGACGTCACATCGGTTGCCATTCAAGACAACGGTGTTGGGTTTGACACCCAGTACGCGGAAAAAATCTGCGAACCGTTTGAGTGTCTCGGAACGGGAAAAGATCGACGCGATGGGGCCGGATTGGGATTGACGGTGGCGACGTTGGTGATTGATGCGTTGTCGGGATCGTTGCAAATGGAATCCGATGGGCAATCAGGAACCAAGGTGACCATGAGCTGGCCACACCATTGCAAGAAAAGCGTCTCCGGCGTCGAATGA
- the polX gene encoding DNA polymerase/3'-5' exonuclease PolX — protein sequence MDNSAVAAVFEELAELLEFRGENPFRIRAYQNGARAIRDLDEPIANLASDPERDLSKLPGIGKTIAEKTKVLLETGSLPQLEELREAVPEVVIQMSRIPGLGAKKASKLREELGIESLEDLAAACREGRVASLKGFAKKTEAAILDGMAIAKAASERIYWSKADDLTREIGKHMQVCDAIEQMEWAGSYRRGRDTVGDLDLLAVASDREAAMDHLANFPGLVSVIGSGDTKMSIRVGKAFQVDMRLVDAEEFGAALQYFTGSQAHNIHVRRIAKDHGLKINEYGVFKLDDESRVAGATEEDVYQSIGLPWIAPELREDRNEFDWAKSDSLPNLIDTDDVLGDLHMHTSATDGQNTIAEMADAAIERGLKYIAITDHSKRVTMAGGLDAERLLKQWEIIDEIRPKYEGRLVILKGIECDILEAGGMDLPDEVLEQGDWILGSVHYGQKQPRDQITDRILGAIENPHVDCIAHPTGRILNRREAYDVDMDAVMQAAKENNKFLELNANPARLDLNDVHLSAAKKRGIPIVINTDAHVTDGLWVMRYGIRQARRGGLTAADVANTLPYEAFAKRLAEVGG from the coding sequence ATGGACAATTCCGCCGTTGCCGCCGTCTTCGAAGAGCTCGCTGAGCTGCTCGAGTTTCGGGGTGAAAATCCATTCCGTATTCGCGCCTATCAAAACGGTGCTCGCGCGATCCGCGACCTTGACGAACCGATCGCGAATTTGGCCTCGGACCCCGAGCGGGATCTGTCCAAGTTGCCGGGAATCGGCAAAACGATCGCGGAAAAAACGAAGGTTCTGCTCGAAACCGGCTCGCTACCTCAGCTGGAAGAACTCCGCGAAGCCGTTCCTGAGGTCGTCATCCAAATGTCTCGAATTCCGGGACTGGGGGCGAAAAAGGCCAGCAAGCTTCGCGAAGAATTGGGGATTGAATCACTGGAAGATTTGGCAGCCGCGTGCCGCGAAGGCCGTGTGGCAAGTCTGAAAGGTTTTGCCAAAAAAACCGAGGCCGCGATTCTGGACGGGATGGCGATTGCGAAAGCCGCTTCGGAACGCATTTACTGGTCCAAGGCGGATGACCTGACTCGAGAGATTGGCAAGCACATGCAAGTGTGCGATGCGATCGAGCAGATGGAGTGGGCAGGCAGCTATCGACGAGGTCGCGACACGGTCGGCGATTTGGATTTGCTAGCCGTCGCATCCGACCGAGAAGCGGCAATGGATCACCTCGCGAATTTTCCTGGATTGGTTTCTGTCATCGGAAGTGGCGATACGAAGATGTCGATTCGAGTTGGCAAAGCCTTCCAAGTCGACATGCGGTTGGTCGATGCAGAGGAGTTTGGCGCCGCTCTGCAGTACTTCACCGGCAGTCAAGCTCACAACATTCACGTGCGGCGAATCGCGAAGGATCACGGGTTAAAGATCAACGAGTACGGTGTCTTCAAACTCGATGATGAATCTCGTGTGGCCGGTGCGACGGAAGAGGACGTTTATCAGTCGATCGGTTTGCCATGGATTGCACCGGAGTTGCGTGAGGATCGAAACGAATTCGATTGGGCCAAATCCGACTCATTGCCAAATCTGATCGACACCGATGATGTGCTGGGTGACTTGCACATGCACACATCGGCAACGGATGGTCAAAACACGATTGCCGAGATGGCCGATGCGGCGATCGAGCGAGGATTGAAATACATCGCGATCACGGATCACAGCAAACGTGTCACGATGGCCGGCGGACTGGACGCCGAACGTTTGCTGAAGCAATGGGAGATCATCGACGAGATCCGTCCGAAGTACGAAGGTCGCTTGGTGATTTTGAAGGGCATCGAGTGCGACATCCTCGAGGCCGGTGGCATGGATTTACCCGATGAGGTGTTGGAACAGGGCGACTGGATTCTCGGCAGTGTTCACTATGGTCAGAAACAGCCACGAGACCAAATCACCGATCGGATTTTGGGAGCGATTGAAAACCCGCACGTCGACTGCATCGCTCACCCAACCGGTCGAATCTTGAATCGCCGTGAGGCCTACGACGTGGACATGGATGCGGTGATGCAAGCCGCGAAAGAGAACAACAAGTTTCTAGAACTGAATGCGAATCCGGCTCGGTTGGATTTGAACGATGTGCACTTGTCGGCGGCCAAGAAACGCGGCATTCCGATTGTGATCAACACCGACGCACACGTCACCGATGGTTTGTGGGTGATGCGGTATGGCATCCGACAAGCACGCCGTGGCGGACTGACCGCGGCGGATGTCGCCAACACGCTGCCTTACGAAGCCTTCGCGAAAAGGTTGGCCGAAGTCGGCGGCTGA
- a CDS encoding putative quinol monooxygenase, giving the protein MANLTIVAHINAKEDQVELVKSELLKLIPPTLKEEGCLNYDLHQDNENPAHFMFYENWESRELWQQHSAGQPLKDFGAATEGAVEGIQIHEMTQIV; this is encoded by the coding sequence ATGGCAAATCTGACCATCGTTGCGCATATAAACGCGAAAGAAGACCAAGTCGAACTCGTCAAAAGCGAATTGCTAAAGCTGATTCCTCCGACGCTGAAGGAAGAAGGCTGCTTGAATTACGACTTGCACCAAGACAACGAAAACCCGGCTCATTTTATGTTTTATGAAAACTGGGAATCGCGTGAACTGTGGCAGCAACACTCCGCCGGCCAGCCGCTCAAGGATTTCGGTGCGGCAACCGAAGGAGCAGTTGAAGGCATTCAAATCCATGAGATGACGCAGATTGTTTGA
- a CDS encoding arylsulfatase: protein MNHESFYTLKHNMNQAVLMPSRKWVRWALLLVCVAGVPNLDSTTVSAEEPNAKDATVSRPNIVLIVADDLGYGELGCYGQTKIRTPRLDQLAAEGIKLTNFYSGNAVCAPSRCCLMTGKHPGHAHVRNNGDPKIDPAVREALKLEFPGQYPLPVDEVTIAEYLKSVGYRTGAFGKWGLGHFGTTGDPNEQGFDLFYGFNCQRHAHNHYPNFLWRNRVKEVQPGNDRTLHGETYSQDQFVNEACEFIRQSVAEDKTQPFFAYLPFAVPHLSIQVPEEEVDAYDGVIEEADYEHHGYLKHPRPRAGYAAMVTRMDEGVGQVVDLVDSLGLGENTLIMFTSDNGPTYDRLGGSDSDYFNSASGMKGLKGQLDEGGIRVPMIARQTGVVPAGRTSDWIGAWWDFLPTITDAAGVEVDASTTDGISFLPLLHGDDAAQQSHEFLYWEFPGYSGQQAIRMGNWKAIRKDLSKRLKKGQTEPPAFALYDLSKDLAESNDVSASHPDVMAKIEAIAKQQHVPSEQFPLRVLD from the coding sequence ATGAACCACGAGTCTTTTTACACCTTGAAGCACAACATGAACCAAGCCGTCTTGATGCCCTCTCGAAAATGGGTCCGTTGGGCCTTGTTGCTCGTCTGCGTTGCGGGCGTTCCCAACTTGGATTCGACCACGGTTTCCGCCGAAGAGCCGAACGCAAAGGACGCGACCGTGTCGCGCCCCAACATTGTGCTGATCGTTGCGGATGATTTGGGCTATGGCGAACTGGGGTGCTATGGCCAAACCAAGATTCGGACGCCTCGACTGGATCAGTTGGCTGCCGAGGGAATCAAGCTGACGAATTTCTATTCCGGCAATGCGGTGTGCGCGCCGAGTCGTTGTTGTTTGATGACGGGGAAGCACCCTGGTCACGCACACGTTCGAAACAACGGTGATCCCAAGATTGATCCTGCGGTTCGAGAAGCACTGAAGCTTGAATTCCCCGGTCAGTACCCGCTCCCCGTCGATGAAGTCACGATTGCGGAATATCTGAAATCAGTTGGCTATCGCACGGGTGCGTTTGGAAAATGGGGCCTGGGACATTTTGGAACCACGGGCGATCCAAACGAACAAGGCTTCGATCTGTTTTACGGTTTCAATTGCCAGCGTCACGCACACAATCACTACCCGAATTTTCTGTGGCGGAACCGAGTCAAAGAAGTTCAGCCCGGGAATGATCGCACGTTGCACGGCGAGACGTATTCGCAAGATCAGTTTGTCAACGAAGCCTGTGAATTCATCCGTCAAAGTGTCGCCGAAGACAAGACGCAACCTTTCTTCGCTTACCTCCCATTCGCGGTGCCTCACCTTTCAATTCAAGTTCCAGAGGAAGAGGTCGATGCGTATGACGGCGTGATCGAAGAAGCCGACTATGAGCATCACGGTTATCTGAAACACCCTCGACCACGCGCGGGTTATGCCGCGATGGTGACACGAATGGATGAAGGTGTGGGCCAGGTCGTCGACCTGGTGGATTCATTGGGCTTGGGTGAGAACACGTTGATCATGTTCACATCGGACAACGGTCCCACTTACGATCGGTTGGGTGGATCGGACAGCGACTACTTTAACTCGGCGTCCGGCATGAAAGGATTGAAGGGGCAGCTCGATGAAGGCGGGATTCGAGTGCCGATGATCGCTCGCCAAACCGGTGTTGTTCCGGCTGGCCGAACTTCTGATTGGATCGGTGCGTGGTGGGATTTCTTGCCGACGATCACCGACGCGGCTGGTGTCGAAGTGGATGCGAGCACGACGGATGGGATTTCCTTCTTGCCATTGCTTCACGGTGATGATGCCGCTCAACAGAGCCACGAATTTTTGTACTGGGAATTCCCAGGTTACAGCGGTCAACAAGCGATTCGGATGGGGAACTGGAAAGCGATCCGCAAAGACCTTTCCAAACGACTCAAGAAGGGGCAAACCGAACCTCCGGCGTTTGCTCTGTATGACTTGTCGAAGGATTTGGCAGAGTCAAACGACGTGAGCGCATCGCATCCCGATGTGATGGCCAAGATCGAAGCCATCGCCAAACAACAGCATGTTCCTAGCGAACAATTCCCTCTTCGAGTGCTCGACTGA
- a CDS encoding vWA domain-containing protein gives MRDTLAEIRLHLKDHPWLISMIFHTAALLVMGLWVFPDWMDREGQLITASFADLGEQDAAFSLMPIASLEMPDLGDSEFEEEPVETSSTSELTEVELPELMPALAGLQASSLEMLKSTPETRLASIRKMMAETVGAPAERIVSTTQQIGSADGIESATQSIENAIRGELKQGDTLVVWLLDASISLQLNRDRMARRIREFYDEIGALSRPDTSDGIERHRLFSSVVAFGKGINEVSPPSLVGVNAIDAMTRVPVDSSGIENTMTAVDNVLNHYRYKAKRKERLMVVLLTDESGDDVQKLEYTIANCREAKAVVHVLGPTAVMGMQKGLQRWASGQRGGAEFYLTVDRGPESAVPQRIFLPYWHEADVELQLVKVQPVAALPVYGTAYRERVLSGFGPYGLTRLALQTGGTFTLYDDGVSDQYDVEKLRQYMPSYRSETDIRKSARDSLLRSFVVQAADLTMREKERFAAPRMLFMGERSAINPMQFTAMYLTPSAFRTQFGNRIKRERSKSEDALKSLDALLSESKTHNWQELLRGEETERWRAAFILARGRTLAAMARYHEYIAACESASEFIQPDTNMVNFMPSYRMSTSRGAALAEQATQMLNECASRHSDTPWAKLANWELEKPFGIEVQARSIPKPTPRVGVPRMPMTRSGGGSGMSIPSL, from the coding sequence ATGCGTGACACGTTGGCAGAGATCCGATTGCACCTGAAAGATCATCCTTGGTTGATATCGATGATCTTTCACACCGCGGCGTTGCTGGTGATGGGGCTGTGGGTCTTTCCCGACTGGATGGATCGCGAAGGTCAATTGATCACCGCAAGTTTCGCGGATTTGGGTGAACAGGACGCGGCATTCTCTCTGATGCCGATCGCGTCGCTCGAAATGCCGGACTTGGGTGATTCCGAATTTGAAGAGGAGCCGGTCGAGACTTCGTCAACATCAGAGTTGACGGAAGTTGAGTTGCCCGAATTGATGCCGGCCTTAGCGGGCTTGCAGGCCTCATCGTTGGAAATGCTAAAGTCGACACCCGAGACTCGGCTGGCATCGATTCGAAAAATGATGGCCGAAACAGTCGGTGCGCCAGCCGAACGAATCGTCTCGACAACTCAGCAAATTGGCTCAGCCGATGGGATCGAATCGGCGACCCAGTCGATCGAAAATGCGATTCGCGGTGAGCTGAAACAAGGCGACACGTTGGTTGTTTGGTTGCTGGATGCTTCTATCAGCTTGCAACTCAACCGCGACCGGATGGCCCGGCGAATTCGCGAGTTCTATGACGAGATCGGCGCGTTGTCGCGACCTGACACGTCGGATGGAATTGAGCGGCATCGGTTGTTCAGCAGTGTCGTTGCGTTTGGCAAAGGGATCAATGAGGTTTCGCCTCCATCGCTGGTTGGTGTCAATGCGATTGACGCGATGACGCGGGTTCCCGTCGATTCAAGCGGCATCGAGAACACGATGACGGCGGTCGACAACGTTCTGAACCACTACCGTTACAAAGCGAAACGCAAAGAACGATTGATGGTGGTTTTGTTGACGGATGAGTCCGGCGACGATGTTCAAAAGCTGGAGTACACGATTGCGAATTGTCGCGAAGCCAAAGCGGTGGTGCATGTTCTCGGGCCGACCGCGGTGATGGGAATGCAAAAAGGATTGCAGCGATGGGCGTCCGGCCAACGAGGTGGTGCGGAATTCTATTTGACGGTTGATCGAGGTCCCGAGTCGGCGGTGCCTCAGCGAATCTTTTTGCCGTACTGGCATGAGGCAGACGTTGAACTGCAATTGGTGAAGGTTCAACCGGTGGCTGCATTGCCAGTGTATGGAACCGCCTATCGTGAACGCGTGTTGTCGGGGTTTGGTCCCTACGGACTGACTCGATTGGCGTTGCAAACCGGCGGAACGTTCACGCTTTACGATGATGGCGTCTCGGATCAATACGACGTTGAAAAATTGCGTCAGTACATGCCAAGTTATCGTTCCGAGACGGACATCCGGAAGTCGGCTCGCGATAGTTTGCTGCGGTCATTTGTGGTGCAGGCCGCAGATTTGACGATGCGAGAGAAAGAGCGATTTGCTGCACCCCGGATGTTGTTCATGGGCGAGCGGTCTGCGATCAATCCAATGCAATTCACCGCGATGTATTTGACGCCATCTGCTTTCCGAACGCAATTTGGTAATCGGATCAAACGGGAGCGGTCAAAGAGTGAAGACGCGTTGAAGTCACTCGATGCGTTGTTGTCGGAATCGAAGACGCACAATTGGCAAGAACTGCTTCGCGGGGAAGAGACTGAACGTTGGCGGGCCGCATTCATTTTGGCACGCGGAAGAACTTTGGCGGCAATGGCTCGGTATCACGAATACATCGCGGCGTGTGAATCAGCGAGTGAATTCATTCAACCTGATACGAACATGGTGAATTTCATGCCTTCATATCGAATGAGCACCTCTCGCGGTGCGGCGCTGGCTGAGCAAGCCACTCAAATGTTGAACGAGTGTGCCAGCAGGCATTCCGACACGCCGTGGGCGAAGCTTGCGAATTGGGAACTGGAGAAACCGTTTGGAATTGAAGTCCAGGCTCGTTCGATCCCCAAACCGACACCTCGGGTTGGTGTCCCACGCATGCCGATGACTCGATCGGGTGGCGGTTCGGGGATGTCAATTCCTTCGCTGTGA
- a CDS encoding arylsulfatase B gives MAFPFAIMTCFALVGANVSAETNGGSQPPHIVHIIADDLGWNDVGFHGSEIRTPNIDRLASESVTLDRFYVTPICSPTRAGVLTGLYPFRFGIWGGVVSPSKKHGLPPQLETAPEHLSKLGYDHRAMFGKWHLGLASTLFHPLHHGMTEFYGHYNGAIDYFSRERFGQLDWHRDFDSVHEEGYSTELVGNAVVDFIDRNANAGPVYAYVAFNAPHSPLQALRSDLDEYGFDPNNKLAPNTDRKIAKREKALDYGKRGKGNSIRQTFAAMTTAMDRQIGRILDAIDRNGMRENTLVVFHSDNGADPKHGGNNEPLRGNKFTTWEGGVRVVAMMRWPNELPAGITYDSVTSYVDLLPSMVGAAGSPPPEETDGINLLPFLSGKASPPERTILLDAETVVSDRWKLKAGELFDLTNDPNETTPLEVANQNVRSRLDQALQRYPSLVGPAVESQLPDPEIWPPSEWKLPEEAPAPR, from the coding sequence ATGGCGTTTCCATTCGCGATCATGACCTGCTTTGCTTTGGTTGGGGCGAACGTATCGGCAGAGACCAATGGCGGTAGCCAACCGCCGCACATCGTGCACATCATTGCGGATGATTTGGGATGGAATGATGTTGGCTTTCATGGCAGCGAAATCCGCACACCCAACATCGATCGGCTTGCCAGCGAATCAGTGACTCTCGATCGGTTTTATGTGACTCCCATTTGCTCGCCGACTCGGGCGGGTGTGCTGACCGGTTTGTACCCATTTCGTTTCGGCATTTGGGGCGGTGTGGTCTCGCCATCCAAGAAGCACGGCCTGCCACCACAGCTCGAAACCGCTCCGGAACATTTGTCGAAGCTGGGCTACGATCATCGGGCAATGTTTGGCAAGTGGCACCTGGGGCTGGCGTCGACTTTGTTTCATCCGCTTCACCATGGGATGACGGAGTTCTATGGCCACTACAACGGAGCGATCGATTACTTCAGTCGAGAACGTTTTGGCCAGTTGGATTGGCATCGCGATTTTGACAGCGTGCACGAAGAGGGCTACTCGACTGAATTGGTCGGCAACGCTGTTGTTGATTTCATCGATCGCAACGCGAACGCAGGGCCGGTTTATGCCTACGTGGCGTTCAATGCTCCGCACTCGCCACTGCAAGCCTTGCGGTCTGATCTCGATGAATATGGATTTGATCCCAACAACAAGCTCGCACCGAACACGGATCGCAAAATTGCCAAACGCGAAAAGGCGTTGGACTATGGCAAACGAGGCAAGGGCAATTCGATTCGCCAAACGTTTGCGGCGATGACAACGGCGATGGATAGACAGATCGGTCGAATCTTGGATGCGATCGATCGGAACGGGATGCGAGAAAACACGTTGGTCGTTTTCCACAGTGACAACGGGGCCGATCCGAAGCATGGCGGCAACAACGAACCCCTGCGTGGGAACAAGTTCACGACTTGGGAGGGCGGCGTGCGTGTTGTGGCGATGATGCGTTGGCCGAACGAGCTTCCGGCGGGAATCACCTACGACTCGGTGACCAGCTACGTTGATCTGTTGCCAAGCATGGTTGGCGCTGCGGGAAGCCCACCGCCCGAGGAAACGGACGGAATCAATCTGTTGCCGTTCCTGTCTGGGAAGGCTTCGCCACCGGAGCGAACGATTTTGCTGGATGCGGAAACGGTTGTCTCGGATCGTTGGAAGCTGAAAGCCGGTGAGTTGTTCGATTTGACGAACGATCCGAATGAAACGACTCCACTGGAAGTGGCAAATCAGAACGTGCGAAGTCGGCTTGATCAGGCACTGCAGCGATACCCCTCGTTGGTCGGCCCCGCAGTGGAATCTCAATTGCCCGATCCAGAAATCTGGCCGCCTTCGGAATGGAAGCTGCCGGAAGAAGCGCCGGCCCCTCGTTGA
- a CDS encoding MOSC domain-containing protein, with product MSDSLRIVSVQIGACRTFLKDGDPDRPWNSAIEKSVVSGPVPVAELGLEGDEQADKVHHGGVDKAVLGYCESHYSFWKDEFSEINWGSGAFGENLTLAGLLESEVCIGDVFECQSANADGLRLQVSQPREPCWKLSQRWGLPKLAVRVQATRRTGWYMRVLHSGKVQAGQTLKLIQRPHPEFTVDVANNILFAKPRDAMADLRLAGCQSLSEAWKETLIRRSAKHVS from the coding sequence ATGAGCGATTCGTTGCGAATTGTTTCTGTTCAGATTGGGGCATGCCGGACTTTTCTCAAAGATGGCGATCCAGATCGACCCTGGAATTCCGCGATCGAAAAAAGTGTTGTATCCGGACCTGTTCCCGTTGCTGAATTGGGACTCGAAGGAGACGAACAGGCGGACAAGGTCCATCACGGCGGAGTCGACAAGGCAGTTTTGGGCTACTGCGAATCACATTATTCATTTTGGAAAGATGAATTTTCTGAGATCAATTGGGGATCCGGTGCGTTTGGTGAAAACCTGACTCTTGCCGGATTGCTCGAGTCAGAAGTCTGCATTGGCGACGTTTTTGAGTGCCAATCTGCGAATGCTGATGGTCTGCGCCTGCAAGTTTCACAGCCTCGAGAGCCGTGTTGGAAGTTGTCTCAGCGTTGGGGCCTCCCTAAGTTGGCGGTGCGAGTACAAGCAACGCGGCGGACCGGATGGTACATGCGGGTATTGCATAGTGGGAAAGTGCAGGCCGGCCAAACGTTGAAGTTGATTCAGCGGCCTCACCCTGAGTTCACCGTCGATGTGGCCAACAATATTTTGTTTGCAAAACCTCGCGACGCGATGGCGGATCTTCGGTTGGCTGGATGCCAAAGTTTGTCAGAAGCTTGGAAAGAAACCCTGATTCGCCGGAGTGCTAAACATGTCTCTTGA